In a single window of the Thermotoga sp. KOL6 genome:
- a CDS encoding DUF6485 family protein codes for MKTCPNKERNLSYCNCSYPGCPRKGICCECMHYHRQHGELPACYFPNDAEKTWDRSIEHFKRVV; via the coding sequence GTGAAGACGTGTCCAAACAAGGAAAGAAACCTGTCCTACTGTAACTGTTCTTATCCAGGTTGTCCAAGGAAAGGAATATGTTGTGAATGTATGCACTACCACAGACAACACGGCGAACTTCCCGCATGTTACTTCCCAAACGATGCGGAGAAGACTTGGGACAGATCCATCGAACACTTCAAAAGAGTGGTGTGA
- a CDS encoding proline--tRNA ligase produces the protein MRMKQLYAPTLKETPSDVETVSHEYLLRGGFIRKVAAGIYTYLPLGRRVLLKIENIVREEMNRIGAQEILMPILQPAELWKKSGRWDDYGPEMMKLKDRHGRDFTLGPTHEEIVTDLVKNELRSYRQLPLVVYQIANKYRDEIRPRFGLLRAREFVMKDAYSFHQDWKSLDETYELFKEAYSRIMERLNVKYMVIEAETGAIGGNASHEFVVPAKIGETNVLYCEKCGYQASDEKAEYKGSYPQEDEPEKPLEKVPTPNVRTIEEVSKFLGVSPRKIVKSLLFKGRDGYVMVLIRGDLELNEAKLKAHLKDQSLRLATPEEVLEDFGVPIGFIGPVGVDVKKVADYSIKGLKNFVVGGMEEDTHYVNANHSRDFKVDEWYDLRTVVEGDPCPVCGTPLKATKGIELGHIFKLGTKYSEAMKAYFTDENGELKPFIMGCYGWGVSRTMAAVVEHFHDENGMIWPLSVAPYTVIIDILNMNDPEQKQVGEELYRLLLDRGEEVVLDDREVSPGFKFKDADLIGFPIRVNVGKSLKDGVVELKKRYSKELVRVKIDNGYSLFLEILEKMKKEYDPKEANE, from the coding sequence TTGCGAATGAAACAGCTGTACGCTCCTACTCTAAAAGAAACGCCATCGGATGTTGAAACGGTGAGTCATGAATATCTCCTTCGCGGTGGATTTATTAGAAAAGTGGCTGCAGGCATCTACACTTACCTTCCCCTTGGAAGGAGAGTCCTTCTTAAAATAGAAAATATTGTTCGTGAAGAGATGAACCGCATAGGCGCCCAAGAGATCTTGATGCCCATCCTTCAACCCGCGGAACTTTGGAAAAAATCAGGAAGATGGGACGATTATGGTCCCGAGATGATGAAACTCAAAGATAGACATGGACGAGACTTCACTCTAGGACCCACACACGAAGAGATAGTCACAGATCTCGTGAAAAACGAATTGAGATCATACAGACAGCTTCCTTTGGTTGTTTATCAAATAGCGAATAAGTACAGAGACGAAATAAGGCCTCGATTCGGTCTTTTGAGAGCGAGAGAATTCGTGATGAAAGATGCTTACAGCTTTCATCAGGATTGGAAATCTTTGGACGAAACTTACGAACTTTTCAAAGAGGCGTACTCCCGAATTATGGAAAGACTCAATGTGAAATACATGGTGATTGAAGCAGAAACAGGCGCAATCGGTGGAAACGCCTCCCACGAATTCGTTGTGCCGGCAAAGATCGGTGAGACGAACGTTCTCTACTGTGAAAAATGTGGCTATCAAGCGAGTGATGAAAAGGCAGAATACAAAGGATCGTATCCACAGGAGGATGAACCTGAAAAACCTCTGGAAAAAGTCCCCACCCCCAACGTCAGAACGATAGAAGAAGTTTCAAAGTTTCTTGGAGTTTCTCCTAGAAAGATAGTAAAATCGCTTCTTTTCAAAGGAAGAGACGGGTATGTAATGGTTCTCATAAGAGGAGATTTAGAGCTCAACGAAGCGAAACTCAAAGCACATTTGAAAGATCAATCGTTGAGACTCGCCACTCCCGAGGAGGTGCTCGAAGATTTTGGTGTACCGATTGGATTCATTGGACCAGTCGGTGTAGACGTCAAGAAAGTTGCTGATTACAGTATCAAGGGTTTGAAAAATTTCGTGGTAGGTGGGATGGAAGAAGATACACACTATGTCAATGCGAATCATTCAAGGGATTTCAAAGTAGACGAATGGTATGATCTAAGGACTGTTGTCGAGGGAGATCCTTGTCCTGTCTGTGGTACGCCCCTTAAGGCAACAAAAGGAATCGAACTGGGGCATATTTTCAAGCTGGGAACAAAGTACTCTGAAGCTATGAAGGCTTACTTCACGGATGAAAACGGTGAATTGAAACCTTTCATCATGGGGTGCTACGGCTGGGGTGTATCCCGAACGATGGCCGCGGTTGTAGAACATTTTCACGATGAAAACGGCATGATATGGCCACTCTCGGTAGCACCTTACACAGTCATTATCGATATTTTGAACATGAACGATCCAGAACAAAAGCAAGTTGGTGAGGAGCTGTACCGTCTGCTTCTCGATAGAGGTGAAGAAGTTGTCCTCGATGACAGGGAAGTTTCTCCTGGATTCAAATTCAAGGATGCGGATTTGATAGGCTTCCCAATAAGAGTAA
- a CDS encoding DUF4234 domain-containing protein — translation MNVNLAWIGVVLSVLSSILLVEYYREFLVGNPNHVVGLAILFLSTVSVFSLLIVYRQWAFLLNENALKTLELARRYSMVINEKPLVPGWSYSTFVVFWFLGFLFPEVWIFSLLQIVFFVVFLHFLFETIKKLQDLKRRLYRTIFDAEFKSTVKDRNVLSVFLLTILTLGVYWFYLVIKLSQEINNFLDTDDQMMRNLEVKM, via the coding sequence GTGAACGTAAATCTTGCTTGGATTGGAGTTGTCTTATCGGTTTTGAGTAGCATTTTGTTGGTAGAATATTATAGAGAGTTCTTAGTTGGAAATCCCAACCATGTAGTAGGATTGGCTATTCTCTTTCTTTCGACGGTCTCAGTCTTCTCTCTTCTTATCGTATACAGACAATGGGCCTTTTTACTGAACGAAAATGCTTTAAAGACATTGGAGTTGGCTAGGAGATACTCGATGGTGATTAACGAAAAACCACTGGTTCCAGGTTGGTCTTATTCCACTTTCGTTGTTTTTTGGTTTCTTGGATTTCTTTTCCCAGAAGTGTGGATTTTCTCGCTACTACAGATCGTCTTTTTCGTGGTTTTCTTGCATTTCCTGTTTGAAACAATCAAGAAGCTTCAAGATTTGAAAAGACGTCTTTATAGGACGATATTCGATGCAGAGTTCAAAAGTACTGTAAAGGATAGGAATGTTCTTTCAGTCTTTCTTCTGACGATTCTTACCTTGGGCGTTTACTGGTTTTACCTAGTTATCAAACTGTCACAGGAAATCAACAATTTTTTGGACACAGACGATCAGATGATGAGAAATTTGGAGGTGAAAATGTGA
- a CDS encoding clostripain-related cysteine peptidase produces MFILTGSLFLLLFGCLFSPNYSLSFLIWIAADNNLESHVEKDLGEAEGNLSWINVFAMVDYASSTDTLYRIEDIVVPLKTFNEINSGDPEALKQFLLEYSLPYTFLVIWNHGFWWRGESVSKTSSKGIAYDETDGDFLTINEIKDVLKSHPVTVLGFDACIMGTFEILWELKNVAKYIIASSEEIPVDGWDYAPLRYSSSVRDLMRKLVEAYKETYGTNVSLSVWDTSKLEDVMYWLNKIADYMIENDISPWSFEFKRRSIGGKEIELVELDSFAESFVNSTDSTLSSYGTNLYNAIFSARVYGTPEDSFDLLIYFPLDSSNFDYWEDFSALSDFIRDSAWDDLLEHWRGRN; encoded by the coding sequence TTGTTTATCTTAACAGGTAGCTTGTTCCTTTTACTCTTTGGATGCCTTTTCTCACCGAATTATTCCCTCTCTTTCCTCATCTGGATCGCCGCTGATAACAATCTCGAAAGCCATGTGGAAAAAGATCTCGGGGAAGCTGAGGGTAACTTGTCGTGGATAAACGTTTTTGCAATGGTGGATTATGCTTCATCAACAGATACGTTGTATCGAATTGAAGATATTGTTGTTCCTTTGAAAACCTTCAATGAGATAAACTCAGGTGATCCTGAAGCCCTGAAACAATTTTTGTTGGAATATAGCCTACCGTACACTTTTCTTGTCATCTGGAATCATGGTTTCTGGTGGCGCGGTGAATCTGTATCGAAAACATCATCGAAAGGGATTGCGTACGATGAAACCGATGGTGATTTTCTGACAATAAATGAGATAAAAGATGTTTTAAAATCTCATCCTGTGACAGTTTTGGGGTTCGATGCTTGCATTATGGGAACGTTTGAGATACTTTGGGAGTTGAAAAATGTAGCGAAGTACATCATTGCTTCTTCTGAAGAAATACCTGTTGATGGTTGGGATTATGCACCTTTGAGATATTCCTCTAGTGTGAGAGATTTGATGAGGAAGTTGGTAGAGGCCTACAAAGAAACTTATGGGACTAACGTGTCTTTGAGTGTCTGGGACACCTCCAAGCTCGAAGATGTGATGTACTGGTTGAACAAGATAGCAGATTATATGATTGAGAATGATATTTCTCCTTGGAGTTTCGAGTTCAAAAGGAGATCTATCGGTGGAAAAGAGATTGAACTGGTCGAACTCGACAGCTTCGCCGAGTCGTTCGTGAACTCAACCGACTCCACTCTATCTTCTTACGGTACGAATCTATACAATGCAATATTTTCCGCTAGGGTTTATGGTACACCGGAGGATTCCTTCGATTTACTCATATACTTTCCCCTCGATTCCAGCAATTTCGATTACTGGGAAGATTTTTCCGCTCTTTCTGATTTTATAAGAGATAGCGCCTGGGACGATCTTCTGGAACATTGGAGGGGAAGAAATTGA
- a CDS encoding TIGR01212 family radical SAM protein (This family includes YhcC from E. coli K-12, an uncharacterized radical SAM protein.), producing MRYRKLSEYLKEKYGERVQRIVIFGGFSCPNRDGTKGKGGCIYCDATGSGFTTLMKLPIREQVVRLKEKYEKRGIKKFIAYFQAFSNTYAPVEELRKKYEEALIDESIVQLSVSTRPDLVSESVLDLLEEFKERVDVSIELGLQTANYKTLEKINRGHTLAEFIDAAVRVKRRRIELIVHVILNLPWDDMIDVIETAKILSALDVDGVKIHSLYVVEGTKLAEMYKRGEIKICSLEEYVNRVIVFLEHLSPNVVIHRLVADPPREGTIFGNWGKSKIEIINTIEREMERRNSYQGKKFVYLNR from the coding sequence GTGCGTTACAGAAAATTGAGCGAATACTTGAAAGAAAAATACGGAGAAAGAGTTCAAAGAATAGTCATATTCGGTGGTTTTTCTTGTCCAAACAGGGACGGGACGAAAGGAAAGGGCGGTTGTATTTACTGTGATGCCACGGGAAGCGGATTCACCACTCTTATGAAACTTCCAATACGAGAGCAAGTGGTGAGATTAAAAGAAAAATATGAAAAACGTGGGATCAAAAAGTTTATAGCTTACTTTCAAGCGTTCAGCAATACTTACGCACCCGTTGAAGAATTGAGGAAGAAATACGAGGAAGCTTTAATAGATGAAAGTATTGTTCAGCTTTCTGTTTCCACACGGCCAGATCTTGTGTCGGAATCTGTTCTAGATCTCCTAGAAGAATTCAAGGAGAGAGTAGATGTTTCTATTGAATTGGGATTGCAAACGGCAAATTACAAAACACTCGAAAAAATAAATAGGGGCCACACTTTAGCAGAATTCATTGACGCGGCCGTGAGAGTGAAACGTCGGAGAATAGAATTAATCGTTCATGTGATACTGAACCTTCCTTGGGATGATATGATCGATGTGATAGAAACTGCCAAGATCCTTTCCGCTCTCGATGTGGACGGTGTGAAAATACATTCACTATACGTTGTTGAAGGAACGAAGCTTGCAGAGATGTATAAAAGAGGAGAGATAAAGATCTGTAGTTTGGAAGAATATGTGAACAGAGTCATAGTTTTTCTTGAGCATCTCTCGCCGAATGTCGTAATTCACAGGCTCGTTGCGGATCCTCCGAGAGAAGGGACGATTTTTGGCAATTGGGGAAAGAGTAAAATAGAGATTATAAACACGATAGAAAGAGAAATGGAAAGGAGGAACTCCTATCAAGGCAAAAAGTTTGTTTATCTTAACAGGTAG
- a CDS encoding GAF domain-containing protein yields MRSIVQNKVEECLEILKWDKTKWPEFWGILRKKFGPIVPNYEKKLELGEEDIKNILWEIERRELDRFKWEWLDVSRNKKVECAEALSEREEFLELKREDFSVFLMSLLGICDWVVVDGEKEKIVVVDVFSLWRKGFLKDLSLVTLQAVIGLRRGEDKGNYEGKERYFEVLMKDVEKILTESKEPLKELCKFLRNHVPYYDWVGFYFVEDGKLKLGPFVGEPTEHVEIPFGIGICGQAAERRETFIVQDVSKETNYLSCSPKTKAEIVIPIFKDGEIIGELDIDSHSYSPFSEEDRKFLENVCSLVSKVV; encoded by the coding sequence ATGAGAAGCATTGTTCAAAACAAGGTGGAAGAGTGTCTTGAAATCTTGAAATGGGACAAAACGAAATGGCCTGAATTCTGGGGTATTTTGAGAAAAAAATTTGGTCCCATCGTCCCAAACTATGAAAAAAAGCTGGAGCTTGGTGAAGAAGACATCAAGAACATCCTGTGGGAAATCGAAAGGAGAGAGTTGGACAGATTCAAATGGGAATGGCTCGACGTTTCCCGAAACAAAAAAGTGGAGTGTGCTGAAGCTCTCTCTGAAAGAGAAGAATTTTTAGAATTGAAACGAGAAGACTTCTCTGTTTTCTTGATGTCTCTCCTAGGGATTTGTGATTGGGTTGTCGTCGATGGTGAGAAAGAAAAGATTGTAGTAGTGGACGTGTTCTCTCTCTGGAGAAAAGGTTTCCTCAAAGATCTTTCCTTGGTAACTCTTCAAGCTGTTATCGGTCTTCGAAGGGGAGAAGATAAAGGAAATTACGAAGGAAAAGAAAGATACTTCGAAGTACTCATGAAAGACGTGGAAAAGATTCTGACTGAGAGCAAAGAACCTTTGAAAGAGTTGTGCAAATTCCTAAGAAACCATGTACCTTATTACGATTGGGTAGGATTTTATTTCGTAGAAGATGGAAAATTGAAGCTCGGTCCGTTTGTCGGCGAACCCACGGAACACGTCGAAATTCCCTTTGGGATCGGCATATGTGGCCAGGCAGCAGAAAGAAGAGAAACTTTCATTGTTCAGGATGTCAGTAAAGAAACGAACTATCTCTCTTGTAGTCCAAAAACAAAGGCAGAAATCGTGATACCTATCTTTAAAGATGGCGAAATAATAGGGGAGTTGGATATAGACTCCCACAGCTATTCACCGTTCTCCGAAGAAGATAGGAAATTCCTTGAGAACGTTTGTTCTCTCGTGTCAAAGGTGGTGTGA